GTGCTCATCACCTACTTCAGAATCTAAGAGAACTTTGATACTTGTTTTTGACACCCCGTTGCCTTCTCATCAGTCTAACTCCAAGACCTTCCTTCAAGTGGCAGGCTCTGGTAATTCAGTGAAAGCAAGGCGCTAACAGGCAAGTGTGAAGCCAAAGGGCTCCCAGTGACATCCTTGACACCTTTTTGCCAGCTATTCACATGTGTTTAATATACAGCACTTCCCTGTGACTGTCTGCATCCTTTTCCATCACCGTTTATCCTTCTCCAGCAATTCCCAATTGCTTTGCCTTGCTAATAGATGTTGCAGTCTGACAAAACACCTTTGCCTTCATGCTGGTGTTGTTAAAAGACTAGTTATAACCATAAGGAACGGGAAATAAGAAGCTATTCCTTATAAGTTTGCTAATCTTATCTGTTCAGAATAATAAAAGTTCTCTGTCAAAGACTTACAAAGGGAGGTTTCATCCCCTAGGCTTGCTAGTCCTACTCTTTCTGCATTCTTAAGACAGGAGGCAAGTGCTTTACCTTCTCCTTGGAAAAACTGAGGCTGAATATGCAGCTTGTCATGCAATTTTGCTGAAGATATAGAGAGGGTCACAAATTCAAAAACTCCATTGCTCTAGGGCAGGGGGTTGGGAGAAAAGCCAATAAATGAAATGTGTGGTACAAATGCCTTTCAGGAAAGGGTGTGAAGGGTGGGGTGGATTTACCAGAAGCTTTGGCAGTCAGCTTTGAAGTCTTCTGGAAAGGAGAAGTGTAGCCTCCCAGGGAAGCAGCCTCATGACATCTTCCATAAGGCTGATGTGTTGGGAAACAGCAACACATGAGCAAGAAGTTCCTTGAAAaattttcttccctcctccttcttctggAACTGTTGGGAAACTAGATTAGACCCAGGAGTCTGGTTTGTGAGAATGGCCCTGAATGAATTTTTAGTTTCCGGTTAGGAACAGAGAGCTCAGAAGGTTGTTTTCTCCTCCAAGGAAATCTGGCCACGGTTTTTTTCCTGTTCTATCCAGAGCTTGTGTGCTGGTGGATTAAGCACATGTGTGCACAGGGCCAGGATTCTGGCAAACAATCTCAGGGAGGATggcaaaaagagaagcaaaagggGCTCATTCCTTTACCTCACAGCTTCTTTTCCCAAAGGAAACAGGATCTACTCACCAGCAACAATCCCAATGTTCCAaaagaaacatggaaataaatgtgCATGCAACTGGGACACATATACCCCTGCCACCTGCTACAAATGGAGAAGTGGGAGGGAAGTGAGCCACTGAGAACTTAGGCCTTCTTAGCTGTAGAGGGCACAGGCTTCCTGACTGGTCTTTGGTGCTGAGTAACTCTACTTCCCTGAACTGGGAAGAATGCGTGAATAACCAGCTAAGAGGAGACACCCATCCTCTTGGAGTTGCCTGGGGTATCTGAGGCAGAGGTGGTAgcagcagacttctcaacagAGGCACTGAGATCCAAGAATTCCAGGATGATGTCCCCAAGACAGTAAATCAAATGCCTGAAACAAATGGGCAAAAAACTTACGGTTTGGCTCAGTCAGGAAACACAAGATCCTGtttatgacatttattttctcctccccCATCACCGATATGCTAAACTTCAATAGCTTGATGAAACTTCGCTAAGAAATTAATGTTTTTTGAACTAATAAAGCCTCTGGCCCTGATAAAGGCAAGAACAGTTTTATATAAGACTAGTTTTACATAAGACTAAGTTTTATAAAATTCCATTTCTCTTTACGTAGTTACATTAGCACTGCGCTGAGGAACTGTGATAACAAATCCTTGAGATGTCAGGTTCCTAGACACTTTCAGAGCTCCTGACTATTGCTGTTTCTCATAATTAATTACCTTAAATTTATAGGCTGCCTTACAGGCAGTGAGGCAAAGCCAGGATCCTTGAGGAAGTTAACAAACACAGTCTGCTTTGGGGTAGGGTTTGAATGTAAGATTACTCAATACTTCCAGAAGAGTAACAGCCCACGGGATGGAATCTACCTCTTCTGGATTATTCTAGGACTCCTCACCCAGCATTTCTGGTCCCTTTATGAAATTCCAACCTTACTATCTTGTCTACCTGATATGAAGCAAAGACAACTCCTGGTCCTGACATGAATCACAGCTTTGCTATGAGGCCAGGGGCTTATGGTGAACATCTTTACGTGGTCTATGACACACAGGCCAGGGTATGCTCTTGGAGCATTCACAGCGGCTGGCAGATGTTGGAAAGAGCACTGAGCAAGTATGCTGAACAAGCCTGGAGGATAAGAGGTCATTTTCAGCAGCTCATGTGGGGGCCTGCATAGGGTTCTTCCAAACACAAATGGTGGTTTGTCCAAGAGTGACTTCCTAGCACATGAAGATCTGCTCGGAAGCCTGATGGTGTGGGTTTTACTTAGTGTGTGGATCTGGACATCACACTCTGTACTCAGTGCCCAGATCAAGTAAAGACTACAGTCCTATTCTTCGGACTGTGGGCTTTTCACTCAGAAACCTTGGATACCTCTAAGATCAGAGACGGCTTTAACTATGCTGATGTTGGAATAACATTTTTCCACTTACCTGTTGATAAGCGGTTGTTGTAGTGACTCCAAGACTAGACCCCAGCTCACCTGGCATTTGTTCACCCCAAGAATTTCTACTACGAGATCTGAGGAGGAAAAAACAGATGGAATGTGTGTGTTACCACTGAAGTTTTAGATTCTAAGGACAGTCTCTCCCCAGGATCTCTGCCGTTTTTACATAGGTTCGGTATTTCGGGCATACCTCTAAACCACACAGCCAAACTAAAATCCTCACAAAACAGGGAAAACCTGAGAAAAATTTGTTTCTTAAGTTAGGTGTCTACGTAAGAATGggcttcaaaaattattttgtaacctGTTACTCAAATGCAGGTACTCCTTCCAATGTAACAGTTTAGGTTGGCAAACACAGTTATAATGATAAGGGTAAATAAAATTGATTGTCCAGAGCTAAGTTCACAACTGTTTCCTAGTTATCACAGTCACAGGCAACAAACTGCCTTCCTGGCCCTCTAAAAATACAACGCAAGGAAAAACAACCCTCtcagattttgtttttacttattgcTAAAGGCCATGTACCATACTCAATGGCTGCAACTTATTAAGTTGGAGCTTCTGTGGGATGTGTGATTTTCTTCCTTGGTCCCAGAATGCTATGAATTGTCAGAGAATCTGAAGTCTTCACCTCCTGGAAATGGCTCTGAGACCTGTCCCTGCAGGCAGACTTCCCCAGACCTGCCTGCAGGTAGAAAGTTATTAATCTAAATATCTGCAGGATTGTCACCTAGTATTTAGGGTGCAGCCATAGAGTTCTTTTCCATTCCCTTGGCATCAGCTGAGCAAGGGATAAAAGAATTGCAGCCCTGTTTATTTTCCTATTAGCCTGAGAAAGGATGGGTCAACAGAGTTTTGAATGTAGCCACATGCAGGGCCCTTTTACAAACAGGAAAAGGTGAAGGGGTAATGGTGGCAAAGCAGAATGGAAGGGAACTGTGACTGGTATAATTGATCTCTTTGGTCCACTTACCTGGGAGGACTCCCATCAGGCTCTGCAAAGCCTGTTTCTCAGCAGCCAGTTTCTGCTCCTGGGTCCTTACAGGCCGTGGAAACTTAGGCAAAACTCCACCAGGCCAGATGGACTCCTGAAGAAGCCTGAGGTACTGCACCCAGCGCTGTGGACTTGTTAAATTAGCTACCTGCACCTCTAGCCACCTGTGGTAGAAGAGAGACGAAAGTTTAGATAAagctaaaggaaaggaaatagtaAGGCAGCGGACTGACTGTTTATGTTCCCCTGCAGATTTGTATGTCaaaatcctaaccctcaaggtgatggtaggaggaggtggggcctttggggaggtgatcaggtcatggGGGCAAAGGTAAATGCCCTTATAATAAGAAACCTGAGAGAGACTTCTCACCCCTtttgccatatgaggacacagggagaagacagctgtCTACGAATCAGGAAAAgggccctcagcagacaccaaTTCTGCTGGTACTTTGATCTTGAACCTCCCggcctttagaactgtgagaaacaaatttctgttgtttataagccattcaGTTTacgatattttgttatagcagcccaaacagacaaAGATACCATCAGTTACATAAGCTATCAGAACAGGACAAAGTCAGCACTGATTCTTGCAATGGAAACCAAGCCAATTCAACAACCTGGGATAACAGAATTTGAAGAATGAGTAACAATAAGAATCGTGTTATTTACTGAGTGTTCACTATGTGCCACCT
The sequence above is a segment of the Theropithecus gelada isolate Dixy chromosome 14, Tgel_1.0, whole genome shotgun sequence genome. Coding sequences within it:
- the SNX19 gene encoding sorting nexin-19 isoform X12, encoding MSGMESFVEKQTKSLEMQPTKAPEKDPEQPPKGHVDSCLSDAAVPAQDPSNSDPGTETELADTALDLLLLLLTEQWKWLCTENMQKFLRLIFGTLVQRWLEVQVANLTSPQRWVQYLRLLQESIWPGGVLPKFPRPVRTQEQKLAAEKQALQSLMGVLPDLVVEILGVNKCQVSWGLVLESLQQPLINRHLIYCLGDIILEFLDLSASVEKSAATTSASDTPGNSKRMGVSS